The following are encoded in a window of Pyxidicoccus trucidator genomic DNA:
- a CDS encoding flavin reductase: MSAHECDGAHQRVGSAHPASFYHQPPLPASASPASRRASRLDEAAGGREWAAAGLRAAPASRVQAPLVEGCVGWLECRVLSEPDVQRKYDLFIAEVVAAWVEDSVWKDGGWDFSAGDEYRPIHHLAGGVFFATGERMQAHKPEGTKK; the protein is encoded by the coding sequence TTGAGTGCGCACGAGTGCGACGGAGCGCACCAGCGCGTCGGAAGCGCTCATCCCGCGTCCTTCTACCACCAGCCTCCCCTTCCCGCCTCTGCCAGTCCGGCCTCCAGGCGAGCGAGCAGGCTGGACGAGGCGGCCGGTGGCCGCGAGTGGGCGGCGGCGGGGCTGAGGGCCGCTCCCGCCTCCCGCGTGCAAGCGCCGCTCGTGGAGGGCTGCGTGGGGTGGCTGGAGTGCCGCGTGCTGTCCGAGCCGGACGTCCAGCGCAAGTACGACCTGTTCATCGCCGAGGTCGTCGCGGCCTGGGTCGAGGACTCGGTGTGGAAGGACGGTGGGTGGGACTTCAGCGCCGGAGACGAATACCGCCCCATCCATCACCTGGCTGGCGGTGTGTTCTTCGCCACGGGTGAGCGGATGCAGGCGCACAAGCCCGAGGGGACGAAGAAGTAG
- a CDS encoding molecular chaperone DnaJ, whose product MSASDALVRSVALVRTQSDAEDAAAEAERRLLALLDEISTLDLEVETLASELAAFSARYERELSAAFACLERRERLVRRLQALQDELARLDAELRTPKASGRKSRKPARSPRAVREAAEEESEGERPWTPGATLDDDVPEPLSPPPDLASEAQTLKRLYRRLARLLHPDLARTEEERQRLHQLMVQVNLAFEKGDRTALELFLVRVDRGELLDTAVSVDERLTHLEKRIAALAPVRRSLLADLGRLRESSTFRLHAEWTGLQELGRDYFQETLTELAEDAERTMRDALARMGRLDRAARELTALKQSLTEAKPEGAVRTFDPILESPLVRKGAERLERQRASSEARTLAQTLEEAVEQAPWEATLVLMAFFVERAGRPPDALANREGWAERYAAMAAAWPEAPSFEELLTRLPPPLELGLRSQGGKVRFGLQLKSVGLLAGVPIALERHTVATLAQRVLAHLGPREQCKGCGADVFLVHLLRTRGLDELNGLVCPACGHVGRSYFLFNWSEGQEALLPFALKVGLVDEVVVKLAGKGIAFQLLPVSREALRVGALKQLFTDLYLKPYGIAAEHADLVVKEGARALKDEARVNAPVLTLGIRKADRGSLASELAEGERELVALLRSRIERRFRPG is encoded by the coding sequence ATGAGCGCTTCCGACGCGCTGGTGCGCTCCGTCGCACTCGTGCGCACTCAAAGTGATGCCGAGGATGCCGCCGCCGAGGCCGAGCGGCGGCTCCTCGCATTGCTCGATGAAATCTCCACGCTCGACCTGGAGGTGGAGACCCTGGCCTCGGAGCTGGCCGCGTTCTCCGCGCGCTACGAGCGGGAGCTGTCGGCCGCCTTCGCCTGCCTCGAGCGGCGTGAGCGTCTGGTCCGGCGGCTCCAGGCCCTGCAGGACGAGCTGGCGCGGCTCGACGCCGAGCTGCGCACGCCGAAGGCGTCCGGCCGCAAGTCGCGCAAGCCCGCGCGCTCGCCTCGGGCCGTGCGGGAAGCGGCGGAAGAAGAGTCGGAAGGCGAGCGTCCCTGGACGCCCGGAGCCACGCTCGACGACGACGTGCCCGAGCCGCTCTCGCCCCCTCCCGACCTCGCGTCCGAGGCGCAGACCCTCAAGCGGCTCTATCGCAGGCTCGCGCGACTGCTCCACCCGGACCTCGCCCGGACGGAGGAGGAGCGGCAGCGGCTCCACCAGTTGATGGTCCAGGTCAACCTCGCCTTCGAGAAGGGGGACCGGACCGCGCTGGAGCTCTTCCTCGTTCGCGTGGACCGGGGCGAGCTGCTCGACACGGCGGTGTCCGTGGACGAGCGGCTCACCCACCTGGAGAAGCGCATCGCCGCCCTGGCACCCGTGCGCCGCTCGCTGCTCGCGGACCTCGGCCGCCTGCGCGAGTCGTCCACCTTCCGTCTCCATGCCGAATGGACGGGGCTCCAGGAGCTGGGCCGCGACTACTTCCAGGAGACCCTCACCGAGCTTGCCGAGGACGCCGAGCGCACGATGCGCGACGCCCTGGCGCGCATGGGCCGGCTGGACCGGGCGGCCCGGGAGCTGACCGCGTTGAAGCAATCGCTCACCGAAGCGAAGCCCGAAGGGGCGGTGCGCACCTTCGACCCCATTCTCGAGAGCCCCCTCGTGCGCAAGGGCGCGGAGCGTCTCGAGCGCCAACGGGCGTCGTCCGAGGCCCGCACGCTCGCGCAGACGCTGGAGGAGGCGGTGGAGCAGGCCCCGTGGGAGGCCACGCTGGTGTTGATGGCCTTCTTCGTCGAGCGCGCGGGGCGTCCTCCCGACGCGCTCGCGAACCGGGAGGGCTGGGCCGAGCGCTACGCCGCCATGGCCGCGGCGTGGCCGGAAGCCCCGTCCTTCGAGGAACTCCTCACCCGGCTGCCGCCTCCGCTCGAGCTCGGGCTCCGCTCCCAGGGGGGGAAGGTGCGCTTCGGGCTCCAGCTCAAGTCGGTCGGGTTGCTCGCCGGTGTGCCCATTGCGCTCGAGCGCCACACCGTCGCGACGCTGGCGCAGCGGGTGCTCGCGCACCTCGGCCCGCGCGAGCAGTGCAAGGGCTGTGGCGCGGACGTCTTCCTCGTCCACCTGCTGCGCACCCGGGGCCTGGACGAGCTCAACGGCCTGGTGTGCCCGGCCTGCGGCCACGTCGGCAGGAGCTACTTCCTCTTCAACTGGTCCGAGGGCCAGGAGGCGCTCCTGCCCTTCGCCCTGAAGGTCGGCCTCGTCGACGAGGTGGTGGTGAAGCTCGCGGGCAAGGGCATTGCCTTCCAGCTCCTGCCCGTGTCGCGTGAGGCGCTGAGAGTGGGAGCGCTCAAGCAGCTCTTCACGGACCTGTACCTCAAGCCGTACGGCATCGCGGCGGAGCACGCGGACCTGGTGGTGAAGGAGGGGGCCCGCGCGCTGAAGGACGAGGCCCGAGTCAATGCGCCCGTGCTGACGCTCGGTATCCGCAAGGCGGACCGGGGCTCGCTCGCGTCCGAGCTGGCCGAGGGCGAGCGGGAGCTGGTAGCGCTCCTGCGCTCGCGAATCGAGCGCCGCTTCCGACCGGGCTAG
- a CDS encoding SDR family NAD(P)-dependent oxidoreductase gives MKRLQDKVAVITGGGSGIGAATAALFVQEGARVVVVGRNAEKLRKTVQAINHENVSYSVADVSQVEDTQRYLREAVERHGGLDILVSNAGIQGEFRPISDISVESFDSVMAINVRGTWLAIKYAFPEMQKRGGGSIILTSSAGGLGGMGVSSPYVTSKHAVVGIARAAAIDGAPHRIRVNAVCPGPVDNDMMTNVEQMMGPGKEAEIRAWVAGRVPLKRFASNEEVARLNLFLASEDSGYCTGGAYPVDGGWSSSLP, from the coding sequence ATGAAGCGGTTGCAGGACAAGGTCGCGGTCATCACCGGCGGCGGTAGTGGCATCGGAGCGGCGACGGCCGCGCTCTTCGTCCAGGAGGGCGCCCGGGTGGTGGTGGTGGGCCGGAACGCGGAGAAGCTCCGCAAGACGGTGCAGGCCATCAACCACGAGAACGTCAGCTACTCCGTGGCGGATGTCTCCCAGGTCGAGGACACCCAGCGCTACCTCCGTGAGGCGGTGGAGCGCCACGGTGGGCTCGACATCCTGGTGAGCAACGCGGGCATCCAGGGGGAGTTCCGCCCCATCTCCGACATCTCCGTGGAGTCCTTCGACTCGGTGATGGCCATCAACGTGCGCGGTACGTGGCTGGCCATCAAGTACGCGTTCCCCGAAATGCAGAAGCGCGGCGGCGGAAGCATCATCCTCACCTCCTCGGCGGGAGGCCTCGGTGGGATGGGGGTCTCCTCGCCGTACGTGACCAGCAAGCACGCCGTCGTGGGAATCGCGCGCGCGGCCGCCATCGACGGTGCGCCCCACCGCATCCGGGTCAACGCGGTGTGCCCTGGCCCCGTCGACAACGACATGATGACGAATGTGGAGCAGATGATGGGGCCCGGCAAAGAGGCCGAGATTCGGGCCTGGGTCGCCGGGCGCGTGCCCCTCAAGCGCTTCGCCTCCAACGAGGAGGTCGCCCGGCTGAACCTCTTCCTCGCCAGCGAGGACAGCGGCTACTGCACCGGCGGCGCCTACCCCGTGGACGGCGGCTGGTCCTCCAGCCTGCCCTGA
- a CDS encoding DUF4126 domain-containing protein, with translation MISFAILSQLIGLSSASGTRAGASLLLVAAASHFHYVALPPEMAWMATPEAMGTFVALLAFEMYTQRDADLRLFLGLAQFSLSAASGAVVAMASMGVQTEQLPPWAVGAVGAGIAVATYSMRQRLQDSVGNLETDLAHPYRWLLRMEDFVALAVAAAAILFAPLALALVIVFTVGCVVAGLFARRLEGRSRRPCPAGCGASIRKEASRCPKCRADVPVLVKLELRLAGRAQDAIRGALKSAVDGGATLVRRKTG, from the coding sequence ATGATTTCCTTCGCAATCCTTTCCCAGCTCATCGGACTGAGCAGTGCGTCCGGGACGCGCGCCGGGGCCAGCCTGCTGCTGGTGGCGGCGGCCTCGCACTTCCACTACGTGGCGCTGCCGCCTGAGATGGCGTGGATGGCCACTCCCGAGGCGATGGGGACCTTCGTCGCCCTGCTGGCCTTCGAGATGTACACGCAGCGGGACGCGGACCTGCGCCTGTTCCTGGGGCTGGCACAGTTCAGCCTGAGCGCCGCGAGCGGCGCGGTGGTGGCAATGGCCTCGATGGGGGTGCAAACGGAGCAGCTCCCCCCGTGGGCCGTGGGCGCGGTGGGCGCGGGCATCGCCGTGGCGACCTATTCGATGCGGCAGCGGCTGCAGGACAGCGTGGGAAATCTGGAGACCGACCTGGCCCACCCCTACCGCTGGCTGCTGCGCATGGAGGACTTCGTGGCCCTGGCCGTGGCGGCGGCGGCCATCTTGTTTGCTCCGCTGGCCCTGGCGCTGGTGATTGTCTTCACCGTGGGGTGCGTGGTGGCGGGGCTGTTCGCGCGGCGGCTGGAGGGGCGCTCGCGTCGGCCGTGCCCGGCGGGGTGCGGCGCGTCCATTCGCAAGGAGGCCTCACGCTGCCCGAAGTGCCGGGCCGATGTGCCGGTGCTGGTGAAGCTGGAGCTGCGGCTCGCGGGTCGGGCGCAGGATGCGATTCGTGGGGCTCTGAAGTCGGCGGTGGACGGAGGAGCGACGCTGGTGCGAAGGAAGACCGGATGA
- a CDS encoding NHL repeat-containing protein — protein sequence MNRRLIAPRTSSRAPLRLAALVAFTVAFTGGCGEVEPETPAGRGVLLIGNSRADNVVRFDARTGEFLGDFIEDDGPAGLIAPDALVFNQGGDLFVSSGDTTENSAIVRYDGQTGEFLTVFAVARSLVRPTGLAFGPDDRLYVSSLLTDRILRFDAETGSFIDVFATGNGAPGGLNGPNALAFDRAGRLYVSTQGSVAVDGQPTFPGLPSQVLRFDIATGQSEVFIDQPELSPAGLGYIRLLGLAFGPDCERSGGECDLFVSDFANDIRRHDLESGALEATLSTNYSGTVPAGNNLGGLAFDDEGRLYSVGFDNTQGGELRGALLRFDGRTNAPLPSSGNTGAVFVPPTGELVRPIGITFTRQ from the coding sequence ATGAATCGACGTTTGATTGCGCCGCGGACCTCCTCACGCGCTCCGCTTCGCCTCGCCGCCCTGGTGGCCTTCACCGTGGCCTTCACCGGGGGCTGCGGCGAGGTCGAGCCGGAGACACCCGCCGGCCGCGGAGTGCTGCTCATCGGCAACAGCCGCGCGGACAACGTGGTGCGGTTCGACGCCCGGACGGGCGAGTTCCTCGGGGACTTCATCGAGGACGATGGCCCCGCGGGCCTCATCGCTCCGGATGCGCTGGTCTTCAATCAGGGGGGCGACCTGTTCGTGTCCAGTGGGGACACGACGGAGAACTCGGCCATCGTCCGCTACGACGGGCAGACGGGGGAGTTCCTCACCGTGTTCGCGGTGGCTCGGAGTCTGGTGCGCCCGACGGGCCTCGCCTTCGGGCCGGATGACCGGCTCTACGTCAGCAGCCTCCTCACCGACCGCATCCTCCGCTTCGACGCGGAGACGGGGAGCTTCATCGACGTGTTCGCCACGGGGAACGGAGCGCCGGGGGGACTCAACGGCCCCAACGCGCTGGCCTTTGACAGGGCCGGACGGCTCTACGTGAGCACGCAGGGCAGCGTCGCCGTGGACGGTCAGCCCACCTTCCCCGGGCTGCCCAGCCAGGTGCTGCGCTTCGACATCGCCACGGGCCAGTCCGAGGTCTTCATCGACCAGCCCGAGCTCTCGCCCGCGGGACTGGGCTACATCCGCCTGCTCGGCCTCGCCTTCGGGCCGGACTGCGAGCGCTCCGGTGGCGAGTGCGACCTGTTCGTCAGCGACTTCGCCAATGACATCCGGCGCCATGACCTGGAGAGCGGCGCGCTGGAGGCCACGCTCTCCACGAACTACTCCGGCACGGTGCCGGCGGGGAACAACCTGGGCGGCCTCGCCTTCGACGACGAGGGCCGGCTCTATTCCGTGGGGTTCGACAACACCCAGGGAGGCGAGCTGCGCGGTGCCCTCCTCCGCTTCGACGGACGGACGAACGCGCCCCTTCCCTCCTCGGGCAACACCGGAGCCGTCTTCGTACCGCCCACGGGGGAGCTGGTGCGTCCCATTGGCATCACCTTCACGCGCCAGTAA
- a CDS encoding sigma 54-interacting transcriptional regulator, whose product MTRPVSAYAPRSERKPLYVKVVTQPALHGCWAVNISETGIGLIATPRDASEGPREGEEVELSFSLPDSGEHVRVLGDVRWRHDASGAVTSLGVIFRTFEGSDGGKLARYLSTSHLQVVVAFASELEAHGVRAALDGQATPHFASSPAEVHSLLTRGDAAVLLVCGHDEGEALALVESLAARRTEVDLSGAGPPSDLASRIVYCAPAAPERLVELFNSGRIFRALGAHPTQEAVRQAVLQAGREHGMRTEQWRMALELERNLLRERALSQALPAALGGRGSDEVGFRSGAMQRVMEMVRLVSPHRVAVLLQGETGTGKEVLARILHRLSGRGDVSLVVQDCGALTETLLESELFGHVKGAFTGAVADHPGLFVLANGGTIFLDEIENTTPNLQAKLLRVLETGDVRPVGGTHVRHVDVRVVAASNKDLGEEVRAGRFRADLFYRLNSFTIDIPPLRERPEDVPELARFFLELFNRALKRSASGLGPDVEDALRAYSWPGNVRELRNVMERAVLLSRPGEVVTRRLLPPVLGAAVPVRNEHTGDGSLRARLERVERELIREALERHGGVLRRAAVALGMDPVTLGRRARRHGLWKAD is encoded by the coding sequence ATGACGCGGCCTGTGTCCGCCTACGCCCCTCGAAGCGAGCGCAAGCCGTTGTACGTGAAGGTGGTGACGCAGCCCGCGCTCCATGGGTGCTGGGCGGTCAACATCAGCGAGACGGGCATTGGCCTCATCGCCACGCCGCGCGACGCCTCGGAGGGGCCTCGCGAGGGCGAGGAGGTGGAGCTGTCCTTCTCACTGCCCGACTCGGGAGAGCACGTCCGCGTGCTCGGCGACGTGCGGTGGCGGCATGACGCGTCCGGGGCGGTGACGTCGCTCGGAGTCATCTTCCGCACCTTCGAGGGCTCGGATGGGGGGAAGCTGGCGCGCTACCTGTCCACCTCGCACCTCCAGGTGGTGGTGGCGTTTGCCAGCGAGCTGGAAGCCCACGGGGTGCGCGCCGCGCTGGACGGGCAGGCCACGCCGCACTTCGCCTCCAGCCCCGCCGAGGTCCACTCGCTGCTGACGCGAGGCGACGCCGCGGTGCTGCTGGTGTGCGGGCACGACGAGGGCGAGGCGCTGGCCCTGGTGGAGTCGCTGGCCGCGCGTCGCACGGAGGTGGACCTGTCCGGCGCGGGCCCTCCGAGCGACCTGGCCTCCCGCATCGTCTACTGCGCGCCCGCCGCCCCCGAGCGGCTGGTGGAGCTCTTCAATTCCGGCCGCATCTTCCGCGCGCTCGGCGCCCACCCCACGCAGGAGGCCGTGCGCCAGGCGGTGCTGCAGGCCGGCCGTGAGCACGGCATGCGCACCGAGCAGTGGCGCATGGCGCTGGAGCTGGAGCGCAACCTCCTGCGCGAGCGGGCGCTGTCGCAGGCCCTGCCCGCGGCCCTGGGCGGCAGGGGCAGTGACGAGGTGGGCTTCCGCAGCGGCGCCATGCAGCGGGTGATGGAGATGGTGCGCCTGGTGTCGCCCCACCGCGTCGCGGTGCTGCTGCAGGGCGAGACGGGCACCGGCAAGGAGGTGCTGGCGCGCATCCTCCACCGGCTCAGCGGGCGCGGAGACGTGTCGCTGGTGGTGCAGGACTGCGGCGCGCTGACGGAGACGCTGCTGGAGAGCGAGCTGTTCGGCCACGTGAAGGGCGCCTTCACCGGCGCGGTGGCGGACCACCCGGGCCTGTTCGTGCTCGCCAATGGCGGCACCATCTTCCTGGACGAAATCGAGAACACCACCCCCAACCTCCAGGCCAAGCTGCTGCGCGTGCTGGAGACGGGGGACGTGCGGCCGGTGGGCGGCACCCACGTGCGCCACGTGGACGTGCGCGTGGTGGCCGCCAGCAACAAGGACCTGGGCGAGGAGGTGCGCGCCGGCCGCTTCCGCGCGGACCTCTTCTACCGGCTCAACAGCTTCACCATCGACATCCCCCCGCTGCGCGAGCGGCCCGAGGACGTGCCGGAGCTGGCGCGCTTCTTCCTGGAGCTGTTCAACCGCGCCCTCAAGCGCTCCGCCAGCGGCCTGGGGCCGGACGTGGAGGACGCGCTGCGCGCCTACTCCTGGCCGGGCAACGTGCGCGAGCTGCGCAACGTCATGGAGCGCGCCGTGCTCCTGTCCCGCCCGGGCGAGGTCGTCACCCGGAGGCTGCTGCCTCCGGTGCTGGGCGCCGCGGTGCCGGTGCGCAACGAGCACACCGGAGATGGCTCGCTGCGCGCGCGGCTGGAGCGGGTGGAGCGCGAGCTCATCCGCGAGGCGCTGGAGCGCCATGGCGGCGTGCTGCGGCGCGCGGCCGTGGCGCTGGGGATGGACCCGGTGACGCTGGGCCGCAGGGCCCGGCGCCACGGACTGTGGAAGGCGGACTGA
- a CDS encoding ThiF family adenylyltransferase: MVEPRFQRNLGVIGPETMERLSRTHVLVAGVGGAGGQCAVDLARLGFGAVTLADFDIYERHNMNRQAGCFESTLGQPKVEVVGRMCLDIHPDLRLRQLGEGITDDNAEAVLAGGAGLPPVDFVVEVIDIAGARAKQALHRACRQRGVPVMTGLMLGFGAALHVFQPDAPLYEALYFLPDGRIDLPAIIPHLGSYMLQEYMDACYQGQGHAPTCVVGATTAAGMMVSELVRGVMLGPRAMVSWPEYLYVDLFDHRYVRASIQPGRQLTPRRASAPRG, encoded by the coding sequence ATGGTGGAGCCGCGTTTCCAGCGCAACCTCGGAGTCATTGGTCCTGAAACGATGGAGCGGCTGTCGCGCACGCACGTGCTCGTCGCCGGAGTGGGAGGGGCCGGAGGGCAGTGCGCGGTGGACCTGGCCCGGCTGGGCTTCGGCGCCGTCACGCTCGCGGACTTCGACATCTACGAGCGGCACAACATGAACCGGCAGGCAGGCTGCTTCGAGAGCACGCTGGGGCAGCCGAAGGTGGAGGTGGTGGGGCGCATGTGCCTGGACATCCACCCGGACCTGCGGCTGCGGCAGCTGGGCGAGGGAATCACCGACGACAACGCGGAGGCGGTGCTCGCGGGCGGCGCGGGCCTGCCCCCGGTGGACTTCGTGGTGGAGGTCATCGACATCGCGGGCGCGCGGGCGAAGCAGGCGCTCCACCGTGCCTGCCGCCAGCGCGGCGTGCCCGTCATGACGGGGCTGATGCTGGGCTTCGGCGCGGCGCTGCATGTCTTCCAGCCGGACGCGCCGCTCTACGAGGCGCTCTACTTCCTGCCGGATGGCCGCATCGACCTGCCGGCCATCATCCCCCACCTGGGCAGCTACATGCTCCAGGAGTACATGGACGCGTGCTACCAGGGCCAGGGGCACGCGCCCACGTGCGTGGTGGGGGCCACCACCGCGGCGGGGATGATGGTGAGCGAGCTGGTGCGCGGGGTGATGCTCGGCCCGCGCGCCATGGTGTCCTGGCCCGAGTACCTCTACGTGGACCTCTTCGACCACCGCTACGTCCGGGCCTCGATTCAGCCCGGCCGCCAGCTCACACCACGCCGCGCGTCCGCGCCTCGTGGATGA
- a CDS encoding DofA protein, translating into MPTPVFKTAIIDRVFFLRWEAPPSQEEVHAVFNEMKDVYEQLRPPLVLVASLNPRSSVPNTEQRRHLSNLQSDVRPLFSEIHAILEGSDLHYNLQRVIISGINLVTRTNDEAYHRLHKHADQVAPYLSQRLGVDGVKVIHEARTRGVV; encoded by the coding sequence ATGCCAACGCCGGTCTTCAAGACAGCCATCATCGACAGGGTCTTCTTCCTCCGCTGGGAGGCGCCGCCCAGCCAGGAGGAGGTTCACGCCGTCTTCAATGAGATGAAGGACGTCTACGAGCAGCTCAGGCCACCGCTCGTGCTGGTGGCGAGCCTGAATCCCAGGTCCTCCGTGCCCAACACCGAGCAGCGCCGCCACCTGTCCAACCTCCAGTCGGACGTGCGGCCCCTCTTCTCGGAGATCCACGCCATCCTCGAGGGCAGTGACCTCCATTACAACCTCCAGCGGGTCATCATCTCCGGCATCAACCTCGTCACGCGCACCAACGACGAGGCCTACCACCGCCTGCACAAGCACGCGGACCAGGTGGCGCCGTACCTCAGCCAGCGGCTGGGCGTGGACGGCGTGAAGGTCATCCACGAGGCGCGGACGCGCGGCGTGGTGTGA
- a CDS encoding penicillin acylase family protein — MHSTHPVSPPRGVLRRHRSTRWQLSLLAGLSLAFTTACGDEDLPPPTPEPEPAPAYEATIRRTAHGIPHIQGKDMGSLGYGQGYAFAKDHVCILADQILKVRGERAEHLGQGQGQLYAASDFAYRLLDLPSRARAALPNQTADLQALLKGYAAGFNRYLTETPAANLPQPCKGATWVKPINEVDLLAYHISVGLAASSYQLILAIAAAEPPGAVGGGSVGRPTPGSFKIERPAEHSVGSNGWALGKDKTTTGRGMVVANPHFPWEGELKLWESHLTVPGQLNVYGVGLMGVPAVLIGFNENVAWTHTFSSGQRMTLYRLPLVPGKPTSYMYEGQERAMTTKQIDILVKLPEGSLTKVTRTMYSSHYGPMMVIPRSSLPVQAAPLAMEWNTQYAYTLRDANIDNTALMAQFVGMDKAKSLQDFKSVYASVQGIPWVNTMAADPQGNVWYTDATPTPNLLPEAIAEWRATSAGADPQVAFYFQNQGLVLLDGSKAANEWQNEPASRGPGIVPFAKVPQLDRTDFVFNANDSYWLANPAAPLTGFSPMHGLEGVGQSPRTRMNAVLLTEVREDGASGQDGKFTRTELQDAILNNRSMTAELLRAQVVERCTGVTTVPYQTSTGTVEVNLQPACQALAGWNGRYDTDSVGAVMWREFAATYPLTTHSNGGSLYAVPFNVADPIGTPNTLGPEQGPAPVLTRLAQATLVLAAAGIPANAPLGDVQYTPRTGTKIPIHGGIAVDGTANQVAYGSLKSTANEAEYTAPRGPRINPNSGLTSTGYVINNGSSFIMAMEFTPEGPKGNAVLTYSESSDPASPYFADQTLLFSEKKWRPILFTEAEIAAATQETQTISGN; from the coding sequence ATGCATTCAACCCATCCCGTGTCCCCTCCGCGCGGAGTGCTCCGGCGTCATCGGAGCACCCGTTGGCAGCTGTCCCTCCTCGCCGGGCTGAGCCTGGCCTTCACCACCGCATGTGGTGACGAAGATCTGCCGCCTCCGACGCCGGAGCCCGAGCCGGCGCCGGCGTACGAGGCCACCATCCGCCGCACCGCCCACGGCATTCCCCACATCCAGGGCAAGGACATGGGCAGCCTGGGCTATGGCCAGGGCTATGCCTTCGCCAAGGACCATGTCTGCATCCTCGCGGATCAGATCCTCAAGGTCCGCGGCGAGCGCGCGGAGCACCTGGGCCAGGGCCAGGGCCAGCTCTACGCGGCCAGCGACTTCGCGTACCGCCTGCTGGACCTGCCCTCGCGGGCCCGCGCGGCCCTCCCGAATCAGACGGCGGACCTGCAGGCGCTGCTGAAGGGCTACGCCGCGGGCTTCAACCGCTACCTGACGGAGACGCCGGCGGCCAACCTGCCCCAGCCGTGCAAGGGCGCCACCTGGGTCAAGCCCATCAACGAGGTCGACCTGCTGGCCTACCACATCAGCGTGGGCCTGGCGGCCAGCAGCTACCAGCTCATCCTGGCCATCGCCGCGGCCGAGCCGCCCGGTGCGGTGGGCGGAGGCTCCGTGGGCCGCCCCACGCCGGGCAGCTTCAAGATTGAGCGCCCCGCGGAGCACAGCGTGGGCAGCAACGGCTGGGCCCTGGGCAAGGACAAGACCACCACGGGCCGCGGCATGGTGGTGGCCAACCCGCACTTCCCCTGGGAGGGTGAGCTCAAGCTGTGGGAGAGCCACCTCACCGTGCCGGGCCAGCTGAACGTCTACGGCGTGGGGCTCATGGGCGTGCCCGCGGTGCTCATCGGCTTCAACGAGAACGTGGCGTGGACGCACACCTTCTCCTCCGGCCAGCGGATGACGCTGTACCGGCTGCCGCTCGTGCCGGGCAAGCCGACCAGCTACATGTACGAGGGCCAGGAGCGGGCGATGACGACGAAGCAGATCGACATCCTCGTGAAGCTGCCCGAGGGCTCGCTGACCAAGGTCACCCGGACGATGTACTCGAGCCACTACGGCCCGATGATGGTCATCCCCCGCTCGTCGCTGCCCGTGCAGGCCGCGCCCCTGGCGATGGAGTGGAACACCCAGTACGCCTACACCCTGCGCGACGCGAACATCGACAACACCGCGCTGATGGCCCAGTTCGTCGGCATGGACAAGGCGAAGAGCCTCCAGGATTTCAAGAGCGTCTACGCGAGCGTCCAGGGCATTCCCTGGGTGAACACCATGGCGGCCGACCCGCAGGGCAACGTCTGGTACACGGACGCCACGCCCACGCCCAACCTGCTCCCCGAGGCCATCGCCGAGTGGCGCGCCACCAGCGCGGGGGCGGACCCGCAGGTCGCCTTCTACTTCCAGAACCAGGGCCTGGTGCTGCTGGACGGCAGCAAGGCGGCGAACGAGTGGCAGAACGAGCCCGCGTCCCGCGGCCCGGGTATCGTTCCGTTCGCCAAGGTGCCCCAGCTGGACCGCACCGACTTCGTCTTCAACGCCAATGACAGCTACTGGCTGGCCAACCCCGCCGCGCCGCTGACGGGCTTCTCGCCCATGCACGGGCTCGAGGGCGTGGGCCAGAGCCCCCGCACGCGCATGAACGCCGTCCTGCTCACCGAGGTGCGCGAGGACGGCGCGTCCGGCCAGGATGGCAAGTTCACCCGGACCGAGCTGCAGGACGCCATCCTCAACAACCGCAGCATGACGGCGGAGCTGCTGCGCGCACAGGTCGTCGAGCGCTGCACGGGCGTGACGACGGTGCCCTATCAGACGTCCACCGGGACGGTGGAGGTGAACCTCCAGCCCGCGTGCCAGGCGCTCGCCGGGTGGAACGGCCGCTACGACACCGACAGCGTGGGCGCGGTGATGTGGCGTGAGTTCGCCGCCACCTATCCGCTGACCACGCACAGCAATGGCGGCTCGCTCTACGCCGTGCCCTTCAACGTGGCGGACCCCATCGGCACGCCCAACACGCTGGGGCCGGAGCAGGGCCCCGCCCCGGTGCTGACGCGCCTGGCCCAGGCCACACTCGTGCTGGCGGCCGCGGGAATCCCCGCGAACGCCCCGCTGGGTGACGTGCAGTACACGCCGCGCACCGGCACGAAGATTCCCATCCACGGCGGCATCGCCGTGGACGGCACGGCGAACCAGGTCGCCTATGGCTCCCTGAAGTCCACCGCCAACGAGGCCGAGTACACCGCCCCGCGCGGCCCGCGCATCAACCCCAACTCGGGCCTCACCAGCACCGGCTACGTCATCAACAACGGCAGCAGCTTCATCATGGCCATGGAGTTCACCCCGGAGGGCCCGAAGGGGAACGCGGTGCTCACCTACAGCGAGTCCAGCGACCCGGCCTCGCCCTACTTCGCGGACCAGACGCTGCTGTTCTCCGAGAAGAAGTGGCGCCCCATCCTCTTCACGGAGGCGGAGATCGCCGCCGCGACGCAGGAGACGCAGACCATCTCCGGCAACTGA